The Pigmentiphaga aceris DNA segment GGGTCGAAGCCCGGGCGCGACACGAAGGCCAGAATGTCGCCGGTTGCCGGTTCGATGGCGACCAAGGCACCACGGCGATCACCAAAGGCGGCTTCCACCAGCTTCTGCAGTTCGATGTCGATCGACAGCACCAGGTTGTCGCCGGTGACCGGCGGCTTGCGCGACAAGGTGCGCACGGCCCGGCCGCCTGCGGTGATTTCGACTTCTTCCACGCCGGTGGTGCCATGCAACTGGGCTTCGTAGGACTTCTCGATGCCTTCCTTGCCGATGTAATCGGTACCGCGATAGTTGGCGGCGTCTTCCGTCTCATCCAGGCGATTCTGGTCACGCTGCGAAATCCGGCCGATATAACCGATCACGTGGCCCGCCGATTCACCCATCGGATATTGGCGGAACAGGCGGGCACGGACATCGACACCGGGGAAACGGAAACGGTTGGCGGCAATCCGCGCCACTTCTTCATCCGACAGGCGACTGCGGATCGGCAGGCTCTCGAAGCGACGCGACTCTTCCATCAGCTTGCGGAAGCGGCGGCGGTCGCGCGCATCGATGGTGACCACATTGGACAGTTCGTCAATGGTCTTTTCCAGGTCAACGACCCGTGACGGCGTAATTTCCAGCGTGTAAGCGGAATAATTGCGCGCCAACAGCACGCCGTTGCGATCCAGGATCAGGCCCCGATGCGGCGGAATCGGCACGACCGATATGCGGTTTTGCTCGGCGCGTGCGGAATAGGCGTCGTGCTTGTAGACCTGCAGCCACCAGAAGCGGGTGCAGAGCACGCCGAAGCACGCGAACACCACCAGCATCGCGATCAACAGCCGCCCACGGAACCGCCGCATTTCGCGGTTCGAGTCCTTGATCTCGGTCATCGCCGTCCGGTCGCCAGCGTGAAAGCCGGGAACCACGACTGAGAGCGATATCTCTCGCGCACGGAATCTTGCATGCCGCGCCTGCTCCTCAGATCGGACGGGTGTCGTCGCGCTCGGGCGCACGACGTTGGGGGGCGAGCAGCAGGCGGTCGGCGATCGGCCACAACGCGGCAGCAACCACGCTGTCCAGCATCCAGCTCCAGCCCGGCCAAGTGCCCGACAGCGCCGCACGCACGCTGTAGACCACCAACTGGGTAACCAGCAGCAGCGGCAACACATGCAGGGCCTGGCCTATCGGCCCGAACCACTGAATACGCCGATGCAGCGCGATCGCAAAATAAGACAGCAGCGTGTAGGCAAGCGCGTGCTCGCCCAGCAGACGGGCCTGGTGCACGTCCATCAGCAGACCAAACAGGAAGGCCGCAAACATGCCGATCTTGCGCGGCTCGTGCACGCTCCAGAAGATCAGGCACAGCGCCAGCACGTCTGGCACCCCGGGCCACTGGCCCCAGGGCATCAGGTTGATCATCCAGGCGATGACAAGCGTCAACCAGATGAATCGTGGGTTGACGGGTAACAGCAGGGGCTGCGCGCCAAACAGGTGCGAGCGCGGGAGGGTTGAAGGTGCTTTAGGCATAGGTCAGGGACGCCGCGCCTGACGACGCCGCACTTCTTCGGCAGCGGGAAGTGCCGGTAGTTCCGACTGAACCGTCTGCAAGACCAAAAAATGCCGGTAACGGTCGAGTCGGGCTACCGGCTTGGCAAGAATTCGTGCAAAACCTGAAGAACCGTCACGCTCGACCGTATCGACCTTGCCCACCGGCAAGCCGGCGGGATAGATGCCATCCAGGCCACTCGTGACCAGGTCGTCGCCCACCTGCACGTCGATATCGGACGCCATGAAACGCAGGCCCAGGCGGCCCGGCGCTTCGTCGCCGAAGGCGACCGAACGCACGCCGTTACGCAGCACCTGCACCGGCACCATCTGGTCCCGGTCGGTCAGCAAGGCAACTTCGGACGTAAGCAGTGACACACGAACGACCTGACCGACCACGCCCCCGTCATCGATCAGGGGCATACCTGCGGCCAAGCCGTGTTGCGAGCCCTTGTCGAC contains these protein-coding regions:
- the mreD gene encoding rod shape-determining protein MreD: MPKAPSTLPRSHLFGAQPLLLPVNPRFIWLTLVIAWMINLMPWGQWPGVPDVLALCLIFWSVHEPRKIGMFAAFLFGLLMDVHQARLLGEHALAYTLLSYFAIALHRRIQWFGPIGQALHVLPLLLVTQLVVYSVRAALSGTWPGWSWMLDSVVAAALWPIADRLLLAPQRRAPERDDTRPI
- the mreC gene encoding rod shape-determining protein MreC; translation: MQYSPPSFFKQGPDVWVRLVFFSLLSIALLIVDARFQTLDVVRQAVAVALYPFQRVVLLPGTMWNETTVFFESKTEFQREADDLARQRIEMSQVTTRATQLAEENAQLRRMLGASARVRVPSVLVEVLYEVRDAFSRRLIVDKGSQHGLAAGMPLIDDGGVVGQVVRVSLLTSEVALLTDRDQMVPVQVLRNGVRSVAFGDEAPGRLGLRFMASDIDVQVGDDLVTSGLDGIYPAGLPVGKVDTVERDGSSGFARILAKPVARLDRYRHFLVLQTVQSELPALPAAEEVRRRQARRP